In Vibrio alginolyticus NBRC 15630 = ATCC 17749, one genomic interval encodes:
- a CDS encoding cadherin-like domain-containing protein translates to MAGDTNQEKDNEKLNDAVEQTETKDTGTKEEKQQSTVSSTVATGAESADAVDEANRAMGENPSGAGTEEEAVSSGGAVQEEDTESSSDSDAAQSNVVDSVASSGESGDQALGSGGSDSGAGAQAVGGGDASGSEGGSDAEGNEAQGQAVQTSSAPSASSDSEGSQGGDELDSETTEESFAVDVQDTSEETTTQVEDDFDSETTSETFQIKVEGENDAPEVGQDLAYIMDEDGTITFTQEQLLGYASDVDGDDLAAFNVQVGANASVVDNGDGTYTVTPDTDFNGELDLTFDISDGQETISSSIDLTVRPINDAPVPEDKTFEIEEDGTLTFTDADLLAGATDIEGDNLTVEGVSYDGGDGILTDNGNGTYTFAPNENFNGDVNFSFDVSDGTDTVSANIDVSVTPVDDAPVSGNLAYSVDEDGSIRLSQEQLLSQASDVEGDALTASNLSVDGNATVTQK, encoded by the coding sequence ATGGCAGGCGACACTAATCAAGAAAAAGACAATGAAAAGCTTAACGATGCGGTAGAGCAAACAGAAACGAAGGATACGGGGACAAAAGAAGAAAAACAGCAGTCGACCGTCTCTTCGACTGTAGCGACCGGTGCTGAAAGTGCAGATGCTGTTGATGAAGCCAATCGTGCGATGGGAGAAAATCCTAGTGGCGCGGGTACGGAAGAAGAAGCAGTGAGCTCGGGTGGCGCAGTTCAAGAAGAGGATACTGAAAGTAGCAGCGACTCTGACGCTGCACAATCCAATGTTGTTGATAGTGTAGCTTCTAGCGGAGAATCAGGTGACCAGGCTCTGGGCAGCGGTGGTTCGGATTCTGGGGCGGGTGCCCAAGCGGTCGGTGGTGGTGATGCCTCTGGCTCTGAAGGTGGTTCGGACGCAGAAGGCAATGAAGCGCAAGGACAAGCGGTACAAACTTCATCTGCGCCAAGTGCTTCTTCAGACTCTGAAGGTTCTCAAGGTGGTGACGAGCTAGATTCAGAAACCACTGAAGAGAGCTTCGCGGTGGATGTACAAGACACCAGCGAAGAAACCACGACGCAAGTAGAAGACGATTTCGACTCCGAAACTACGAGCGAAACGTTCCAAATTAAAGTCGAAGGTGAAAATGACGCGCCAGAAGTAGGGCAAGATCTGGCATACATCATGGATGAAGATGGCACTATTACCTTCACTCAAGAACAACTTCTCGGGTACGCGAGTGATGTTGATGGCGATGATCTTGCCGCATTCAACGTGCAAGTGGGTGCTAATGCATCCGTTGTGGATAATGGTGATGGCACTTATACCGTCACACCTGATACAGATTTTAATGGTGAACTCGACTTAACGTTTGATATCAGTGATGGTCAAGAAACCATTTCTAGCTCGATTGATTTAACTGTTCGTCCAATCAATGACGCACCAGTGCCTGAAGATAAAACCTTTGAGATTGAAGAGGATGGTACGCTGACCTTCACCGATGCTGACCTGCTTGCTGGCGCAACGGATATTGAAGGCGATAACCTCACAGTTGAAGGTGTAAGTTACGATGGTGGCGACGGCATCCTGACCGATAACGGTAATGGGACTTACACTTTCGCGCCAAATGAAAACTTCAATGGCGATGTGAACTTCAGCTTTGATGTGTCCGACGGTACAGATACGGTTTCTGCCAACATTGATGTTAGTGTTACGCCAGTCGATGACGCACCAGTATCTGGCAATCTTGCTTACTCGGTGGATGAAGATGGCTCGATTCGTTTGAGCCAAGAGCAGTTGTTGTCGCAAGCTTCCGATGTGGAAGGCGATGCACTGACGGCGTCTAACCTTTCGGTAGATGGCAATGCGACGGTGACTCAAAAATGA
- a CDS encoding HlyD family type I secretion periplasmic adaptor subunit, whose translation MSNKQIEHHLKKALVSNNEASKVTADDTIVLASAMTSVHKTLLVIFLLSMVAIAVASQARIDIVVSVRGELLLESDIEKVQHLEGGILEEMLVRKGEVVYEGQPIARLRSLDRNTQLDTVNTEIIQLELDKIRYESLRDMVEPDFSSYIEKYPELVQVNMNTWQQEFSKNRSNEELITHDIQHKNSLIDSMLKRRKSSENQLSLIRKQLNIKNTLYKEEMASYVDVLNMQVQESNMVREIENLDESVMNERFQLDKLEKQYRDLVENRNAEYQAQIIQANKDLKLKRILRPQHSDKVDRLVVYAPIDGVVDKVHFNFRSAVIPPGESIADIAPINNALHGEAKIPRKDMGFVEIGQAVKVKMDTYNFAKYGFLEGRIASISRSSYEEEDAEFYLAEIQISQNYLERGGTQYKLSPYMEFTADVKTGSRRVIEYAAKPVMSAIEDAFDER comes from the coding sequence ATGAGTAATAAGCAAATAGAACATCACCTCAAAAAGGCGCTTGTTTCGAACAACGAAGCTTCGAAGGTAACAGCAGACGATACAATCGTGCTAGCAAGTGCAATGACCAGCGTACACAAAACCTTGCTGGTTATCTTTTTGCTTTCCATGGTGGCTATCGCCGTGGCATCTCAGGCTCGTATCGACATTGTGGTGTCGGTGCGCGGTGAGCTATTGCTCGAATCTGACATCGAAAAAGTGCAACACCTTGAAGGCGGTATTCTAGAAGAAATGCTAGTGCGCAAAGGCGAAGTGGTTTATGAAGGTCAACCTATTGCACGCCTTCGCTCTCTGGATAGAAACACTCAACTTGATACGGTAAACACAGAGATCATTCAGCTTGAGCTAGACAAGATTCGTTACGAAAGCCTGCGCGATATGGTGGAACCCGATTTTTCTTCCTACATCGAAAAGTACCCAGAATTAGTGCAAGTCAACATGAATACCTGGCAGCAAGAATTTTCTAAAAACCGTTCCAATGAAGAGTTGATCACTCACGATATCCAACATAAGAATTCGCTTATTGATTCAATGCTCAAGCGCCGTAAAAGCTCCGAGAACCAGCTCTCCTTGATACGCAAGCAGCTCAATATTAAGAACACCTTGTACAAAGAGGAAATGGCGTCTTACGTCGATGTTCTGAATATGCAGGTTCAAGAGTCAAACATGGTGCGTGAGATAGAAAACCTTGATGAGTCGGTCATGAATGAGCGCTTCCAACTCGACAAACTAGAGAAGCAGTACCGAGACTTGGTGGAGAATCGTAATGCCGAGTATCAAGCACAAATCATTCAAGCAAACAAGGACTTAAAGTTGAAACGTATATTACGTCCTCAACACTCAGATAAAGTGGATCGCCTCGTGGTTTACGCCCCTATTGACGGTGTAGTAGATAAAGTGCACTTCAACTTCCGCTCCGCTGTGATACCGCCAGGTGAAAGCATCGCGGACATTGCACCGATCAATAACGCCCTTCACGGAGAGGCGAAGATCCCGCGTAAAGACATGGGTTTTGTAGAAATCGGACAAGCGGTCAAAGTGAAGATGGATACCTACAACTTTGCCAAATACGGATTTTTGGAAGGTCGAATTGCATCGATCAGCCGTTCTTCTTATGAAGAAGAAGACGCTGAATTCTACCTCGCGGAAATCCAAATCAGTCAAAACTATCTAGAGCGCGGAGGCACACAATACAAGCTGTCCCCTTATATGGAGTTTACCGCAGACGTGAAAACAGGTTCACGCCGGGTGATCGAATACGCAGCGAAGCCGGTTATGTCGGCTATCGAAGACGCATTCGATGAGAGGTGA
- a CDS encoding ATP-binding response regulator — protein sequence MSSKPSYNISVPVMRLSIAFSLMLAALAFYLYISWEKVDSVEKVQNAPLLVQAQQLNQTIEFDIQTLQRCLSARYCSTTELDFEVLKDEIDQFKSLASLNKTEFSLVGATEYTQLELAINRFSDSQKTRDDVLALYLSLTNNYLQMDDNYRTIFNNHASDLMMEKNEFFIWLFVVVVVLVGIAVLSNLVAILKLKKSSSNERDIDQEFDGLYQELKQLDLQRLEELLNEVSINPKQRQIYSHLKLIFSKLEEQKRNNDLYKQLYALIGYEIRGITNTINGGVQYLVQETDESGVLMAQDITSAANTLSELAENYNRLISQGTESKSKEFSLLNVLSELMIHISSKVQRNEGELDCFISDNLPNRVEGQSTSLFWVLFLQLSNAIQLKADKKLFVTIESGAASDIENTRLTINLNFLTTLDVPFAKLNTLHWSDHKQHTATKDDLAKSVLKDYGYYESHWYQSGNQERFQIQLDLKAKSFHTEKTRFDNKRLLLCANSQLRIDVMNKMLVNLGLEITPIRTPNELFSAAKTFGEYDAIMLTDTFEPNKLPSLSKTVKSQLRNHPNTKLLLSVTSTQQAQESHTFVDKILNSPAIPYEFIPNLLAIMEAEASEDQMENSSFLIVEDDRVQQILLKRILSKQEYEADTVGDGADAVQHFMNQRSDIIFMDCIMPGMGGIEATKRIRQYEQESGQNPCTIIGATALTSSNEHQACIEAGMDYVISKPYKNDEIIKVINKYVAVQKLN from the coding sequence ATGAGTAGCAAACCTTCTTACAATATTTCCGTTCCTGTTATGCGCCTAAGCATCGCTTTCAGCTTGATGCTGGCTGCCCTCGCCTTTTATTTGTATATCTCTTGGGAAAAAGTGGATTCAGTCGAGAAAGTGCAAAACGCGCCTCTTTTGGTTCAAGCTCAACAGCTCAACCAAACTATCGAGTTTGATATTCAAACGCTTCAACGCTGTTTAAGCGCACGTTATTGCAGTACAACAGAGCTTGATTTTGAGGTTCTGAAAGACGAAATTGACCAATTTAAGTCGCTCGCGTCACTCAACAAAACCGAGTTTAGCTTGGTGGGCGCGACCGAATACACGCAGCTTGAACTGGCAATCAATCGGTTCTCAGACAGCCAAAAAACACGCGACGATGTGTTGGCACTGTACCTCTCGCTCACCAATAACTACCTACAAATGGACGACAACTACAGGACCATATTTAACAACCATGCGAGCGACCTAATGATGGAGAAAAACGAGTTCTTCATTTGGTTGTTTGTGGTCGTTGTCGTACTGGTTGGTATCGCAGTGCTATCGAACTTGGTGGCAATCCTTAAACTGAAAAAATCCAGCTCGAATGAGCGTGACATTGATCAAGAATTCGACGGGCTTTATCAAGAACTCAAACAACTGGATTTACAGAGGTTGGAAGAGTTGCTCAATGAAGTGAGCATCAATCCGAAGCAGCGTCAGATCTACTCTCACCTAAAACTGATTTTCAGCAAACTCGAAGAGCAAAAACGTAATAACGATCTCTACAAGCAGCTCTATGCTCTGATTGGTTACGAGATTCGTGGCATCACCAACACTATTAACGGCGGCGTGCAATATCTCGTTCAAGAGACCGATGAGAGCGGCGTGTTGATGGCGCAAGATATAACCTCGGCTGCCAATACCCTGTCTGAATTGGCAGAGAACTATAACCGACTCATTTCACAAGGGACCGAGAGCAAATCGAAAGAGTTTTCACTGCTTAATGTGCTGTCTGAATTGATGATTCACATCAGTTCAAAAGTGCAGCGAAATGAAGGTGAGCTAGACTGCTTTATCTCGGATAACTTACCAAACCGTGTTGAAGGGCAATCCACCAGCTTATTCTGGGTGTTGTTCCTACAGCTATCGAATGCCATCCAACTCAAAGCCGACAAAAAACTGTTTGTCACCATTGAATCGGGCGCAGCGTCAGACATTGAAAACACTCGCCTGACCATCAATCTAAACTTCTTAACCACACTGGATGTGCCGTTTGCCAAGCTCAATACACTACACTGGAGCGACCATAAACAGCACACCGCAACCAAAGACGATTTGGCGAAAAGCGTACTGAAAGATTACGGCTATTACGAGAGCCATTGGTATCAATCGGGCAATCAGGAACGTTTTCAAATTCAGCTCGATTTGAAAGCCAAAAGCTTCCACACCGAGAAAACTCGCTTCGATAATAAGCGCCTATTACTGTGTGCCAACTCTCAGCTGCGCATTGATGTGATGAACAAAATGTTAGTCAACTTGGGCTTAGAGATTACGCCAATTCGCACACCAAACGAGCTCTTCTCTGCGGCAAAAACCTTTGGCGAATACGATGCCATCATGCTGACTGACACGTTCGAGCCAAACAAGCTGCCCTCACTGAGCAAAACGGTGAAATCGCAACTGCGCAATCACCCAAATACTAAATTGCTGCTTTCAGTCACTAGCACTCAGCAAGCACAAGAGAGCCATACCTTTGTCGACAAGATTCTGAACTCTCCTGCGATTCCGTATGAGTTCATCCCTAACCTATTGGCAATCATGGAAGCGGAAGCCTCTGAAGATCAGATGGAGAACAGCTCATTCCTGATTGTTGAGGATGACCGTGTTCAACAGATTCTACTCAAACGTATTTTGAGCAAGCAAGAATACGAAGCCGACACCGTTGGCGATGGCGCAGACGCTGTTCAGCACTTCATGAACCAGCGCTCGGATATCATTTTTATGGACTGCATCATGCCGGGTATGGGCGGCATTGAAGCAACCAAACGCATTCGACAATACGAACAAGAGAGCGGACAAAACCCTTGCACCATCATAGGTGCGACAGCATTGACCAGCAGTAATGAACACCAAGCTTGTATCGAAGCTGGAATGGATTACGTGATCAGCAAACCTTATAAAAACGACGAAATCATCAAGGTGATCAACAAGTATGTGGCGGTACAGAAACTTAACTAG
- a CDS encoding TolC family protein, which yields MWRYRNLTSCVLAALTLSNAPSAMATTLLEAVKLGLENNLSLRASDKGVEENEYNIDISRSKFLPSLNGAADTTWNENETILTGTPDTRSSYNSNSYSVSLSQSVFNLGDIFKYGTAKLDFNIEEIKHENKIQSTISEIATQYFEYLKNNAQIKATKVELKSSETRERQMRRNVELGNTAASELYEVIAQKEGIANRLRTLEKDRRVILNGLEIQVQYPVTPSQDIYESVPLAEISESEQRAILEQALKLNNDLLVAKKTVERSRRGLKESGSNFVPTVSLSASYRYDDANNYDRTDPTATGDSNSTSVGLNLNVPIFSGGSDYYGYQKSSTAIERTELLYQDSLFTTRNSVNTSVLNINDFSRAISSYENIIRANYASYKGIQRAYQLGTRTITDLLAAESKLFSALRDYESARYDYIIESINLEQIKGMLSVQSIESIMQLMSDIEGRSNQDLVPKHLLSKPSIKKGGRNAN from the coding sequence ATGTGGCGGTACAGAAACTTAACTAGCTGCGTATTGGCAGCGCTTACATTGAGCAATGCTCCTTCAGCAATGGCGACCACCTTGCTTGAGGCGGTCAAACTCGGCTTGGAAAACAATTTATCTCTGCGCGCTAGTGACAAAGGCGTGGAAGAAAACGAATACAACATCGACATTAGCCGTTCTAAGTTCCTGCCCTCTTTAAACGGTGCCGCTGATACCACATGGAATGAAAACGAGACCATATTAACGGGAACACCGGATACGCGTTCTAGCTACAACTCAAACAGCTACAGCGTGTCTTTATCTCAATCGGTGTTTAACCTTGGCGACATCTTCAAATACGGCACCGCGAAGCTTGATTTCAACATTGAAGAAATCAAACACGAGAACAAAATCCAGAGCACCATTTCTGAAATCGCGACTCAATATTTCGAGTACCTGAAAAACAACGCGCAAATCAAAGCCACCAAAGTCGAGCTTAAATCTTCTGAAACGCGTGAACGCCAAATGCGTCGCAACGTGGAGCTTGGTAACACTGCGGCGAGCGAGTTGTATGAGGTGATTGCTCAGAAAGAAGGCATTGCCAATCGCTTAAGAACCTTAGAGAAAGACCGACGTGTGATTTTGAACGGTTTAGAGATTCAAGTTCAATACCCGGTCACCCCATCGCAGGACATCTACGAAAGCGTGCCCTTGGCGGAAATCAGCGAATCCGAACAACGCGCGATTCTTGAACAAGCTTTGAAGCTCAATAACGACTTATTGGTTGCGAAGAAGACCGTAGAACGAAGCCGAAGAGGCTTGAAAGAAAGCGGTTCAAACTTTGTGCCGACCGTGTCGCTCTCTGCCAGTTACCGTTACGACGATGCGAACAACTATGACCGAACCGACCCAACCGCAACAGGGGACAGTAACTCCACCAGCGTCGGTTTGAACTTGAATGTGCCGATTTTCTCCGGCGGTTCGGATTATTACGGTTATCAAAAATCTTCAACTGCTATCGAGCGAACCGAGCTACTTTACCAAGATTCGTTGTTCACTACGCGCAATAGCGTTAACACCTCGGTACTCAACATTAATGACTTCTCCCGCGCTATTAGCAGTTACGAGAACATCATTCGTGCAAACTACGCTTCCTACAAAGGCATTCAACGCGCTTACCAGCTTGGCACGCGAACCATTACCGACTTACTGGCAGCGGAGAGTAAACTGTTTAGCGCGCTACGTGATTACGAGAGCGCGCGTTATGACTACATCATTGAATCAATCAATCTTGAGCAAATCAAAGGCATGCTGTCGGTGCAGTCCATCGAAAGCATCATGCAATTGATGAGCGATATCGAAGGCAGAAGCAATCAAGACTTAGTTCCAAAACACCTTCTCTCCAAACCATCGATTAAGAAAGGAGGTCGCAATGCAAACTGA